One window of Athalia rosae chromosome 2, iyAthRosa1.1, whole genome shotgun sequence genomic DNA carries:
- the LOC125499856 gene encoding uncharacterized protein LOC125499856, with product MKEGIKAAAVRPQQSKRDVIRSDIDGSAYILGEGRQRDLLGFIPDRRRSCLVVRDRVQLLTTTTTPCGKKNVNRLSISLHSGQFVAVRIKLPTTKGRRYTWLRAICSQVPGDAATVAAVCPDSPCSSGGVH from the exons ATGAAAGAAGGAATTAAAG CAGCGGCAGTACGGCCGCAGCAGTCGAAGCGAGACGTCAtcaggagcgacatcgatggCAGCGCGTACATCCTTGGAGAAGGGAGACAGAGAGATTTATTGGG ATTTATACCTGACAGACGTCGGAGTTGCCTGGTTGTTCGCGATAGGGTTCAACTTTTAACTACTACGACTACGCcgtgcggaaaaaaaaacgtaaacaG GCTTTCAATCAGTCTCCACAGCGGCCAATTCGTCGCAGTACGCATTAAACTGCCAACCACGAAGGGCAGGCGTTATACATGGCTTCGCGCAATTTGTTCAcag gTACCCGGAGATGCTGCCACAGTAGCTGCTGTTtgcccggactccccctgttcatcagggggagtccactga
- the LOC105682901 gene encoding probable multidrug resistance-associated protein lethal(2)03659 isoform X1: MEKTEKQRAVPNPLERANPISAVTFSWLLKTFALGYQRDLEVTDLYAPLHEHASSVLGDRIARIWEREQLKCSPSKKNKKGTQPSLLRVIVQCFGFNIMMLGLVLAALEFLVRVIQPLLLAGLLRYYSGQTNMEKREAYLWAAGVILCSTLNFLVIHPCTLGVMHTGMKIRVACCSLIYRKVLKLSKTALGETTVGQVVNLLSNDVNRFDLMIYASHYIWLGPLQSIVITYLIYREIGWSAVIGMFTLIMFIPIQGYIGKMSSIFRLNTALRTDERIRLMNEIINGIQVIKMYTWEKPFSYLVANARRTEISAIKKSAIVQGIISSFDQYIPRLCVFITILCSVLQGNHITAEQVFMMTAFYNVLRNAMTIAFPSSIVQVAEALISVKRLQKFLMLDETEKSPCTLGQFNFKQTGYAPPAIQLKNVTARWGSDNKENTLSNLNINIKPGQLVAIIGQVGVGKSSLHHVILRELPLKSGSIEVNGRIAYASQEPWLFSSSIRQNILFGRPMDEARYERVLSTCQLKRDVTLFPHGDKTIVGERGASLSGGQRARINLARAVYADADIYLLDDPFSAVDTHVGKSLFADCVEGYLRGKTRIITTHQHQYLKHVDRIILLNNGTIEAEGTFAELQAAGLDFIKKLGNINEPEDNNSLRRTSSQKTSTQSVTYEAADPVEVGEMKSSGQVAGRVYMSYFKATGNMCYVAGMFIVCILNQVVASSGDYFVTYWVNTEESSKATMLNGTMSSHWTSPLSREMCVYIYSTIVTATVVFTLLRTFMFMSVCMRASRRLHENMFNSITRATMRFFNTNSSGRILNRFSKDMGAIDEMLPLSMVHVVQVSLALLATIVIVSVVNPLLIIPTAFILFLMYLLRNFYISTSRSVKRLEGITRSPVFGHLGATLHGLTTIRAFKAENILAKEFDNHQDVHSSAWFILIASSRAFGFYLDFTCVLYTGLVTLSFLVLDHQTFAGNVGLAITQCIGLAGVLQWGVRQTTEMENQMTSVERVIEYGKVEHEPPLESRPENKPPKEWPAQGKIEFRNVSLRYGKSDPPVLRNLNFVISPREKIGVIGRTGAGKSSLISALFRLAYIEGEIYIDDIPTSTLGIHDLRSKISIIPQEPVLFSGRLRENLDPFDEYPDAVLWQALAEVELKEVVQELTGGLDSKVSEGGTNFSVGQRQLLCLARALVRNNQILVLDEATANVDPQTDLLIQKTIRKKFADCTVLTIAHRLNTVVDSNRLMVMDAARIVEFNHPYVLLQNSQGFMYNMVRQMGHCMAQNITRVAEKNYLQQILL; this comes from the exons ATGGAAAAGACTGAAAAGCAGCGAGCAGTACCAAACCCATTGGAACGAGCGAACCCCATTTCAGCAGTGACATTCTC ATGGTTGCTGAAGACGTTTGCGCTAGGATATCAGCGAGATCTAGAAGTAACCGATCTTTATGCACCTCTTCACGAACACGCGAGCAGCGTTCTTGGTGATCGTATCGCAAGGATATGGGAACGCGAACAATTGAAATGTTCTCCttcgaagaaaaacaaaaaaggaaccCAACCTAGTCTACTTAGAGTAATTGTTCAATGTTTTGGATTTAATATTATGATGCTCGGTCTCGTATTAGCTGCCTTGGAATTTCTCGTCAG AGTGATTCAACCGCTGCTCTTAGCCGGATTACTTCGATACTACAGCGGTCAGACGAAcatggaaaaaagggaagcaTATTTGTGGGCGGCAGGTGTAATTCTTTGCTCTACGCTTAATTTCCTAGTCATTCATCCCTGCACGCTGGGCGTCATGCACAcagggatgaaaataagagTCGCTTGTTGCTCTCTCATATACAGAAAAGTGTTAAAACTTTCGAAAACTGCTTTAGGAGAAACGACAGTTGGACAG GTCGTCAATCTCCTTAGTAATGATGTGAATCGATTCGATCTGATGATTTATGCTTCACACTACATCTGGTTGGGACCTTTGCAGTCCATAGTGATAACATACCTCATTTATAGGGAAATTGGATGGTCCGCCGTTATCGGCATGTTTACCTTGATAATGTTTATCCCCATACAAG GCTACATCGGAAAGATGTCTTCGATATTCAGATTAAACACCGCTCTCCGAACCGACGAACGAATTAGACtgatgaatgaaataatcaaCGGCATTCAGGTGATCAAGATGTACACGTGGGAAAAACCTTTCTCATATCTCGTCGCTAATGCTCGGCG GACAGAAATaagcgcgataaaaaaaagcgcGATTGTTCAAGGCATCATCTCGTCGTTTGATCAGTACATACCGAGGCTCTGCGTCTTCATCACAATATTATGTTCCGTTCTACAGGGTAATCATATAACGGCTGAACAAGTCTTTATGATGACAGCCTTTTACAACGTACTGCGCAACGCGATGACTATTGCATTCCCATCGA GTATAGTTCAAGTAGCCGAAGCTTTGATATCCGTGAAGCGTTTGCAAAAGTTCTTGATGCTCGACGAGACGGAAAAATCACCTTGCACCCTCGGTCAATTCAACTTCAAACAAACGGGATATGCTCCACCCGctattcaattaaaaaatgtcACCGCAAGGTGGGGATCAGACAACAAAGAAAACACACTGTCTAATTTGAACATCAACATAAAACCTGGACAACTTGTAGCTATCATCGGTCAGGTTGGTGTCGGAAAAAGCAGCCTTCACCACGTCATACTACGCGAACTTCCTTTGAAAAGCGGAAGCATCGAAGTGAATGGTAGAATCGCTTACGCCAGCCAAGAACCTTGGCTTTTCTCATCGTCGATCAGACAAAATATCCTCTTCGGTCGTCCGATGGACGAAGCTCGCTACGAGAGAGTCCTCAGTACTTGTCAATTGAAAAGAGACGTGACCTTGTTCCCTCACGGCGACAAAACTATAGTGGGCGAAAGAGGGGCCAGTTTGAGCGGAGGGCAGCGTGCGAGAATAAATTTGGCAAGGGCTGTCTACGCGGACGCTGACATCTATCTTTTGGACGATCCATTTTCGGCAGTAGATACGCACGTTGGAAAAAGCTTGTTCGCCGATTGCGTCGAAGGATATCTTCGCGGAAAAACTCGGATCATTACGACGCATCAACACCAGTATCTGAAGCACGTGGaccgtataattttattgaataatgGGACGATCGAAGCCGAAGGTACATTCGCTGAACTTCAAGCTGCCGGATTGGACTTTATAAAGAAACTTGGAAACATCAATGAACCGGAGGATAATAACAGTTTGAGAAGAACCTCGAGCCAAAAAACTTCGACTCAGAGTGTCACTTACGAAGCAGCAGATCCCGTTGAGGTAGGGGAGATGAAAAGTAGTGGTCAAGTCGCCGGTCGAGTCTACATGTCTTACTTCAAGGCGACTGGAAATATGTGCTACGTTGCTGGTATGTTCATCGTCTGTATCCTCAACCAAGTCGTCGCCAGCAGCGGTGATTACTTTGTCACTTATTGGGTGAATACCGAAGAATCATCGAAGGCTACGATGCTTAACGGAACGATGTCATCGCACTGGACATCGCCATTGTCGAGAGAAATGTGCGTTTATATCTACAGTACAATTGTTACGGCTACAGTAGTATTTACTCTCCTAAGGACTTTCATGTTCATGAGTGTTTGTATGAGAGCGTCGAGGAGGTTGCACGAGAATATGTTCAACAGTATAACCCGAGCAACGATGCGATTTTTTAACACAAACTCTTCTGGGCGTATTTTGAACAG GTTCTCCAAAGATATGGGAGCCATTGACGAAATGCTACCCTTGAGTATGGTGCATGTGGTTCAGGTCAGCCTGGCGCTTCTTGCCACGATTGTCATTGTTTCGGTTGTCAATCCCTTACTGATAATACCAACCGcctttattctctttttgatGTATCTATTGAGGAATTTCTACATCAGTACTAGTCGCAGTGTGAAACGTTTGGAAGGGATAA CTCGTTCTCCGGTATTTGGTCACCTCGGTGCAACTTTACACGGATTAACGACCATAAGGGCTTTCAAAGCTGAAAATATATTGGCGAAAGAATTTGACAACCATCAAGACGTGCATTCCTCGGCGTGGTTTATCCTTATCGCGAGTTCGCGTGCTTTCGGATTTTATTTGGATTTCACGTGTGTACTTTACACCGGTTTGGTTACCCTGAGTTTTCTAGTTCTCGATCATCAGACGTTCGCGGGAAATGTCGGGCTGGCGATCACACAGTGTATCGGACTTGCCGGCGTTTTACAATGGGGTGTACGACAGACAACGGAAATGGAGAACCAGATGACTTCGGTCGAGAGGGTCATTGAGTACGGTAAAGTCGAACATGAGCCACCGCTCGAAAGTAGGCCGGAAAATAAACCGCCCAAAGAATGGCCGGCCCAGGGAAAAATAGAGTTCAGAAATGTTTCGTTGAGATATGGCAAATCGGACCCTCCAGTTTTGAGGAATCTCAACTTCGTAATAAGTCCGCGTGAGAAAATCGGAGTTATCGGGCGAACTGGAGCAGGAAAGTCGTCCCTGATCTCTGCTCTTTTCCGCCTGGCTTACATCGAGGGAGAAATATACATCGATGACATACCGACGAGTACCTTGGGCATACACGATCTACGATCTAAAATCAGTATCATCCCTCAGGAGCCTGTTCTTTTCTCGGGACGTTTGAGGGAAAATCTTGATCCTTTTGACGAATATCCCGATGCGGTTTTATGGCAAGCATTGGCGGAAGTAGAACTGAAGGAAGTAGTTCAAGAACTGACCGGGGGACTTGATTCCAAGGTTTCCGAGGGCGGTACAAATTTCAGCGTTGGGCAACGTCAACTACTATGCCTGGCTCGCGCGCTTGttagaaataatcaaatattAGTTCTTGACGAAGCGACTGCCAATGTCGATCCTCAGACAGATTTATTAATTCAAAAAACTATCAGGAAGAAATTCGCCGATTGTACCGTTCTAACGATTGCTCATCGGCTGAACACGGTAGTCGATAGTAATAGACTGATGGTCATGGATGCTGCGAGGATAGTG GAATTCAATCATCCTTACGTCCTTCTTCAAAATAGCCAAGGATTTATGTACAATATGGTTAGACAGATGGGACATTGCATGGCACAAAATATTACGAGAGTGGCGGAGAAG aattATCTTCAGCAGATTTTGCTATGA
- the LOC105682901 gene encoding probable multidrug resistance-associated protein lethal(2)03659 isoform X2, with protein sequence MVRRYRHVYLDNVYPHTRDTVSHPSGYIGKMSSIFRLNTALRTDERIRLMNEIINGIQVIKMYTWEKPFSYLVANARRTEISAIKKSAIVQGIISSFDQYIPRLCVFITILCSVLQGNHITAEQVFMMTAFYNVLRNAMTIAFPSSIVQVAEALISVKRLQKFLMLDETEKSPCTLGQFNFKQTGYAPPAIQLKNVTARWGSDNKENTLSNLNINIKPGQLVAIIGQVGVGKSSLHHVILRELPLKSGSIEVNGRIAYASQEPWLFSSSIRQNILFGRPMDEARYERVLSTCQLKRDVTLFPHGDKTIVGERGASLSGGQRARINLARAVYADADIYLLDDPFSAVDTHVGKSLFADCVEGYLRGKTRIITTHQHQYLKHVDRIILLNNGTIEAEGTFAELQAAGLDFIKKLGNINEPEDNNSLRRTSSQKTSTQSVTYEAADPVEVGEMKSSGQVAGRVYMSYFKATGNMCYVAGMFIVCILNQVVASSGDYFVTYWVNTEESSKATMLNGTMSSHWTSPLSREMCVYIYSTIVTATVVFTLLRTFMFMSVCMRASRRLHENMFNSITRATMRFFNTNSSGRILNRFSKDMGAIDEMLPLSMVHVVQVSLALLATIVIVSVVNPLLIIPTAFILFLMYLLRNFYISTSRSVKRLEGITRSPVFGHLGATLHGLTTIRAFKAENILAKEFDNHQDVHSSAWFILIASSRAFGFYLDFTCVLYTGLVTLSFLVLDHQTFAGNVGLAITQCIGLAGVLQWGVRQTTEMENQMTSVERVIEYGKVEHEPPLESRPENKPPKEWPAQGKIEFRNVSLRYGKSDPPVLRNLNFVISPREKIGVIGRTGAGKSSLISALFRLAYIEGEIYIDDIPTSTLGIHDLRSKISIIPQEPVLFSGRLRENLDPFDEYPDAVLWQALAEVELKEVVQELTGGLDSKVSEGGTNFSVGQRQLLCLARALVRNNQILVLDEATANVDPQTDLLIQKTIRKKFADCTVLTIAHRLNTVVDSNRLMVMDAARIVEFNHPYVLLQNSQGFMYNMVRQMGHCMAQNITRVAEKNYLQQILL encoded by the exons ATGGTCCGCCGTTATCGGCATGTTTACCTTGATAATGTTTATCCCCATACAAG GGATACTGTTTCCCACCCCTCAGGCTACATCGGAAAGATGTCTTCGATATTCAGATTAAACACCGCTCTCCGAACCGACGAACGAATTAGACtgatgaatgaaataatcaaCGGCATTCAGGTGATCAAGATGTACACGTGGGAAAAACCTTTCTCATATCTCGTCGCTAATGCTCGGCG GACAGAAATaagcgcgataaaaaaaagcgcGATTGTTCAAGGCATCATCTCGTCGTTTGATCAGTACATACCGAGGCTCTGCGTCTTCATCACAATATTATGTTCCGTTCTACAGGGTAATCATATAACGGCTGAACAAGTCTTTATGATGACAGCCTTTTACAACGTACTGCGCAACGCGATGACTATTGCATTCCCATCGA GTATAGTTCAAGTAGCCGAAGCTTTGATATCCGTGAAGCGTTTGCAAAAGTTCTTGATGCTCGACGAGACGGAAAAATCACCTTGCACCCTCGGTCAATTCAACTTCAAACAAACGGGATATGCTCCACCCGctattcaattaaaaaatgtcACCGCAAGGTGGGGATCAGACAACAAAGAAAACACACTGTCTAATTTGAACATCAACATAAAACCTGGACAACTTGTAGCTATCATCGGTCAGGTTGGTGTCGGAAAAAGCAGCCTTCACCACGTCATACTACGCGAACTTCCTTTGAAAAGCGGAAGCATCGAAGTGAATGGTAGAATCGCTTACGCCAGCCAAGAACCTTGGCTTTTCTCATCGTCGATCAGACAAAATATCCTCTTCGGTCGTCCGATGGACGAAGCTCGCTACGAGAGAGTCCTCAGTACTTGTCAATTGAAAAGAGACGTGACCTTGTTCCCTCACGGCGACAAAACTATAGTGGGCGAAAGAGGGGCCAGTTTGAGCGGAGGGCAGCGTGCGAGAATAAATTTGGCAAGGGCTGTCTACGCGGACGCTGACATCTATCTTTTGGACGATCCATTTTCGGCAGTAGATACGCACGTTGGAAAAAGCTTGTTCGCCGATTGCGTCGAAGGATATCTTCGCGGAAAAACTCGGATCATTACGACGCATCAACACCAGTATCTGAAGCACGTGGaccgtataattttattgaataatgGGACGATCGAAGCCGAAGGTACATTCGCTGAACTTCAAGCTGCCGGATTGGACTTTATAAAGAAACTTGGAAACATCAATGAACCGGAGGATAATAACAGTTTGAGAAGAACCTCGAGCCAAAAAACTTCGACTCAGAGTGTCACTTACGAAGCAGCAGATCCCGTTGAGGTAGGGGAGATGAAAAGTAGTGGTCAAGTCGCCGGTCGAGTCTACATGTCTTACTTCAAGGCGACTGGAAATATGTGCTACGTTGCTGGTATGTTCATCGTCTGTATCCTCAACCAAGTCGTCGCCAGCAGCGGTGATTACTTTGTCACTTATTGGGTGAATACCGAAGAATCATCGAAGGCTACGATGCTTAACGGAACGATGTCATCGCACTGGACATCGCCATTGTCGAGAGAAATGTGCGTTTATATCTACAGTACAATTGTTACGGCTACAGTAGTATTTACTCTCCTAAGGACTTTCATGTTCATGAGTGTTTGTATGAGAGCGTCGAGGAGGTTGCACGAGAATATGTTCAACAGTATAACCCGAGCAACGATGCGATTTTTTAACACAAACTCTTCTGGGCGTATTTTGAACAG GTTCTCCAAAGATATGGGAGCCATTGACGAAATGCTACCCTTGAGTATGGTGCATGTGGTTCAGGTCAGCCTGGCGCTTCTTGCCACGATTGTCATTGTTTCGGTTGTCAATCCCTTACTGATAATACCAACCGcctttattctctttttgatGTATCTATTGAGGAATTTCTACATCAGTACTAGTCGCAGTGTGAAACGTTTGGAAGGGATAA CTCGTTCTCCGGTATTTGGTCACCTCGGTGCAACTTTACACGGATTAACGACCATAAGGGCTTTCAAAGCTGAAAATATATTGGCGAAAGAATTTGACAACCATCAAGACGTGCATTCCTCGGCGTGGTTTATCCTTATCGCGAGTTCGCGTGCTTTCGGATTTTATTTGGATTTCACGTGTGTACTTTACACCGGTTTGGTTACCCTGAGTTTTCTAGTTCTCGATCATCAGACGTTCGCGGGAAATGTCGGGCTGGCGATCACACAGTGTATCGGACTTGCCGGCGTTTTACAATGGGGTGTACGACAGACAACGGAAATGGAGAACCAGATGACTTCGGTCGAGAGGGTCATTGAGTACGGTAAAGTCGAACATGAGCCACCGCTCGAAAGTAGGCCGGAAAATAAACCGCCCAAAGAATGGCCGGCCCAGGGAAAAATAGAGTTCAGAAATGTTTCGTTGAGATATGGCAAATCGGACCCTCCAGTTTTGAGGAATCTCAACTTCGTAATAAGTCCGCGTGAGAAAATCGGAGTTATCGGGCGAACTGGAGCAGGAAAGTCGTCCCTGATCTCTGCTCTTTTCCGCCTGGCTTACATCGAGGGAGAAATATACATCGATGACATACCGACGAGTACCTTGGGCATACACGATCTACGATCTAAAATCAGTATCATCCCTCAGGAGCCTGTTCTTTTCTCGGGACGTTTGAGGGAAAATCTTGATCCTTTTGACGAATATCCCGATGCGGTTTTATGGCAAGCATTGGCGGAAGTAGAACTGAAGGAAGTAGTTCAAGAACTGACCGGGGGACTTGATTCCAAGGTTTCCGAGGGCGGTACAAATTTCAGCGTTGGGCAACGTCAACTACTATGCCTGGCTCGCGCGCTTGttagaaataatcaaatattAGTTCTTGACGAAGCGACTGCCAATGTCGATCCTCAGACAGATTTATTAATTCAAAAAACTATCAGGAAGAAATTCGCCGATTGTACCGTTCTAACGATTGCTCATCGGCTGAACACGGTAGTCGATAGTAATAGACTGATGGTCATGGATGCTGCGAGGATAGTG GAATTCAATCATCCTTACGTCCTTCTTCAAAATAGCCAAGGATTTATGTACAATATGGTTAGACAGATGGGACATTGCATGGCACAAAATATTACGAGAGTGGCGGAGAAG aattATCTTCAGCAGATTTTGCTATGA